The Benincasa hispida cultivar B227 chromosome 11, ASM972705v1, whole genome shotgun sequence genome has a segment encoding these proteins:
- the LOC120089744 gene encoding PAN domain-containing protein At5g03700, whose protein sequence is MGGLTANSAATQSPAVLVLVLITLFHFPIWASTAAIQQELVRGFRASPDMAVQSFQPLLNDPSGNFSLGFLRVDGTLLAVVIVHVASSETIWTANSTTFPAWADRTLLRFDGGFVLSDTDGRTFWSTDTAGDRAVLLNSSNLQIQLRRDPAVVLWQSFNFPADTLVENQNFSSEMVLISSNRLFSARLGADFIGFYADFNEGKSQIYYRHRALQAKAQIIPGGGPVHLRLNSDGYLGMYQNGSVPVDLQAFNTFQKSANGFLRLRLDSDGNLRGFYWEGSKWVLVYEAISEQCELPSPCGSYGLCEPGSGCSCLDNRTVYTSGQCLPAGSGDYCGARVAKNDFWVLRRSGVELPFKELMSYRTGFTMDQCESFCETNCSCWGSLYYNATGFCYLVDYPVRTVVAVADGTKTGYFKVRKAPARSKSKVGLEIGLGILAGIVGIVVAVLGFASFRQWKRRRGIGRFFEDDDGSVSPGPYKDLGSASFKSIEMGSGFGR, encoded by the exons ATGGGCGGATTAACTGCCAACTCGGCGGCGACTCAATCACCTGCCGTTTTAGTTCTTGTTCTTATCACTCTTTTCCACTTCCCCATTTGGGCATCCACGGCAGCGATTCAACAGGAACTCGTCCGTGGCTTCAGAGCCTCGCCGGACATGGCGGTCCAGTCGTTTCAGCCTCTCTTAAACGATCCGAGCGGAAACTTCTCACTGGGTTTCCTCCGAGTCGACGGGACTCTGCTCGCCGTCGTGATTGTCCACGTGGCGTCGTCGGAGACAATCTGGACCGCTAATTCCACTACCTTTCCGGCCTGGGCCGACCGGACTCTGCTCCGGTTCGATGGCGGTTTCGTACTTTCGGATACAGATGGGAGGACATTTTGGTCAACTGACACCGCTGGAGACCGGGCCGTGTTACTTAACTCGTCGAATCTGCAAATTCAGCTCCGCCGTGATCCGGCTGTGGTTCTGTGGCAGAGTTTCAACTTTCCGGCGGATACCCTCGTCGAGAATCAGAATTTCAGTTCTGAAATGGTGTTGATTTCTTCGAATAGATTGTTTTCGGCTCGATTGGGGGCcgattttattggattttatgcaGATTTTAATGAAGGGAAGAGTCAAATTTATTATAGACACAGAGCATTGCAAGCAAAAGCTCAGATAATTCCTGGCGGTGGACCGGTTCATCTCCGGCTGAACTCCGATGGGTATCTCGGTATGTATCAAAACGGTAGCGTTCCGGTGGATTTGCAAGCCTTTAATACTTTCCAGAAATCGGCGAATGGGTTCCTCCGGCTCCGGCTGGATTCCGACGGCAACCTCAGAGGCTTCTACTGGGAAG GTTCCAAATGGGTTTTGGTTTACGAAGCAATATCGGAGCAGTGTGAGCTCCCGAGTCCCTGCGGTTCGTACGGTCTATGCGAACCTGGTTCTGGCTGTTCATGTCTAGACAACCGGACGGTTTACACCTCCGGCCAATGTCTCCCAGCGGGTTCCGGCGACTACTGCGGCGCCAGGGTAGCAAAGAACGACTTTTGGGTTCTGAGAAGGAGCGGAGTGGAATTACCGTTCAAAGAACTAATGAGCTACCGAACCGGGTTCACCATGGACCAATGCGAGAGCTTCTGTGAAACCAATTGCTCCTGCTGGGGCTCGCTCTACTACAACGCGACCGGGTTCTGCTATCTGGTCGACTATCCGGTCCGGACGGTGGTGGCGGTGGCCGACGGGACGAAAACCGGCTATTTCAAGGTGCGGAAAGCTCCGGCGAGGTCCAAATCGAAGGTGGGTCTTGAGATTGGGCTGGGAATTCTGGCCGGAATCGTTGGAATCGTGGTGGCAGTTCTCGGGTTCGCGAGTTTCCGGCAATGGAAGCGGAGGAGGGGAATTGGGCGGTTTTTTGAAGACGATGACGGGTCGGTTTCACCCGGCCCGTATAAGGATCTTGGATCCGCGAGTTTTAAATCCATAGAGATGGGTAGTGGATTTGGTCGGTGA